Proteins co-encoded in one Corylus avellana chromosome ca9, CavTom2PMs-1.0 genomic window:
- the LOC132191822 gene encoding protein DEFECTIVE IN EXINE FORMATION 1, which translates to MRSSASTRAFLICLILCSSLNFINGEEPKKNKFRDREASDDALGYPDIDEDALLNTQCPRNLELRWQTEVSSSIYATPLIADINSDGKLDIVVPSFVHYLEVLEGSDGDKMPGWPAFHQSTVHASPLLYDIDKDGVREIALATYNGEVLFFRVSGYMMADKIEIPRRRVNKNWYVGLDSDPVDRSHPDVHDELLVVEAAEKMSQKNGSTPELNTSVTTSAESKLGMANTSNSENESKSNGSQISIPELNTSVTKSAESHVNMANVSNQENEQKMNESRIQSNIKLPTSEDNSSVNTGSGGTINAQNGTNTGRRLLEDNNSKESQDGGSKSKENSNEELHVATVENDKGLEADADSSFELFRESDELADEYSYDYDDYVDESLWGDEGWTERKHEKVEDYVNIDAHILCTPVIADIDKDGVSEMVVAVSYFFDHEYYADSEHLKDLGGIDIEKYVAGAIVVINLDSKQIKWTADLDLSTDSGKFRAYIYSSPTVVDLDGDGYLDILIGTSFGLFYVLDHHGKVREKFPLEMAEIQGAVIAADVNDDGKIELVTTDVHGNVAAWNTKGEEIWEAHIKSLVPQGPTIGDVDGDGHTDVVVPTISGNIYVLSGKDGSLVRPYPYRTHGRVMNQVLLVDLNKRGEKKKGLTLVTTSFDGYLYLIDGPTSCADVVDIGETSYSMVLAENVDGGDDLDLIVTTMNGNVFCFSTPVPHHPLKAWKSPYQGRNNVAIRYNREGIFVPHPSRAFRDEEGKNFFVEFEIVDRYRVPSGSQAPYNVTATLLVPGNYQGERRIKQTQIFDRPGKYRMKLPTVGVRTTGTVLVEMVDKNGLYFSDDFSLTFHMYYYKLLKWLIVLPMLGMFGVLVILRPQEAVPLPSFSRNTDL; encoded by the exons ATGAGATCCTCGGCGAGTACTCGGGCGTTCCTGATTTGCTTGATTCTATGCTCGTCTTTGAATTTCATCAATGGCGAGGAgcccaagaaaaataaatttcgGGACCGAGAGGCCAGCGACGATGCCCTTGGTTACCCCGATAT AGATGAGGATGCTTTGTTGAATACACAGTGCCCTAGGAATTTGGAGCTCAGATGGCAAACCGAAGTTAGTTCTAGTATATATGCTACCCCTTTGATCGCCGATATCAACAG TGATGGAAAGCTTGATATAGTGGTTCCTTCTTTTGTTCATTATCTTGAGGTTCTAGAAGGTTCTGATGGAGACAAAATGCCTG GTTGGCCTGCTTTCCATCAGTCGACTGTGCATGCCAGTCCTCTATTGTATGATATTGACAAGGATGGCGTGAGAGAAATAGCTTTGGCAACATATAATGGTGAAGTCCTTTTTTTCAG AGTGTCAGGATATATGATGGCAGACAAAATAGAGATACCTCGTAGAAGAGTTAATAAAAATTGGTATGTGGGTTTGGATTCAGACCCAGTGGACCGATCCCATCCAGATGTTCATGATGAGCTGCTTGTCGTGGAGGCTGCTGAGAAGATGTCTC aaaaaaatggaagtaCACCTGAGTTGAACACTTCAGTAACTACGTCAGCAGAGAGTAAACTTGGCATGGCAAACACATCCAATTCAGAGAATGAAAGTAAATCTAATGGAAGTCAGATAAGTATACCTGAATTGAACACTTCAGTTACAAAGTCAGCAGAAAGTCATGTTAATATGGCGAATGTGTCCAATCAAGAGAATGAACAGAAAATGAATGAAAGTCGAATACAATCCAACATCAAACTGCCTACGAGTGAGGATAATTCTTCTGTAAATACTGGGTCCGGAGGGACCATCAATGCACAGAATGGGACAAACACTGGGAGACGGCTTCTGGAAGATAACAACTCAAAAGAATCACAGGATGGTGGTTCTAAATCCAAAGAGAATAGTAATGAGGAACTTCATGTTGCAACTGTTGAAAATGATAAAGGTTTGGAAGCAGATGCTGATTCATCCTTTGAATTATTCCGTGAGAGTGATGAGTTAGCTGATGAGTACAGTTACGATTATGACGATTATGTTGATGAGTCTTTGTGGGGGGATGAGGGATGGACTGAACGGAAACACGAGAAAGTGGAGGATTATGTGAATATTGATGCACACATCTTGTGCACTCCG GTCATAGCAGACATTGATAAAGATGGGGTATCAGAGATGGTTGTTGCtgtttcttatttctttgatcATGA GTATTATGCTGACTCAGAGCATTTAAAGGATTTGGGTGGTATTGATATCGAAAAATATGTAGCTGGTGCTATTGTTGTTATCAATCTTGATTCAAAGCAAATTAAGTGGACTGCTGACCTAGATCTAAGTACAGACTCTGGAAAATTTCGCGCCTATATATACTCTTCTCCAACTGTTGTTGATTTGGATGGTGATGGGTATTTGGACATTCTTATTGGGACCTCCTTTGGCTTGTTCTATGTCTTGGATCATCATG GCAAAGTGAGAGAGAAGTTTCCTCTTGAAATGGCTGAGATTCAAGGAGCTGTTATTGCTGCTGATGTCAATGATGATGGCAAAATTGAACTCGTGACTACTGATGTACATGGAAATGTTGCTGCTTGGAATACCAAAGGAGAGGAAATTTGGGAAGCGCACATTAAGAGTCTTGTTCCACAG GGGCCTACTATTGGTGATGTTGATGGGGATGGCCATACTGATGTCGTGGTTCCAACGATCTCAGGGAACATTTATGTTCTCAGTGGCAAGGATGGGTCACTTGTTCGTCCTTATCCATATAGAACACATGGCAGAGTGATGAATCAAGTTCTTCTTGTTGATTTAAATAAACGTGGCGAGAAAAAGAAGGGGCTCACTCTTGTTACAACATCATTTGATGGTTATTTATACCTTATAGATGGACCCACTTCATGTGCCGATGTTGTTGACATCGGTGAAACCTC ATATAGCATGGTCTTGGCAGAAAATGTTGACGGTGGAGATGATCTTGATCTTATTGTGACAACCATGAATGGCAATGTCTTTTGCTTCTCCACTCCTGTTCCACACCATCCTCTCAAG GCATGGAAGTCACCTTATCAAGGAAGAAACAATGTGGCTATTCGGTATAACCGCGAAGGCATTTTTGTTCCACATCCATCAAGAGCTTTCCGTGATGAGGAAGGCAAGAATTTCTTTGTGGAATTTGAGATTGTAGATAGATACAGGGTCCCATCTGGTTCTCAAGCACCTTACAATGTCACG GCGACTTTGTTAGTTCCCGGCAATTATCAAGGTGAGAGAAGGATAAAGCAAACTCAAATATTTGATCGTCCCGGGAAATATCGGATGAAGCTACCAACAGTTGGGGTAAGGACCACGGGGACTGTTTTGGTGGAGATGGTTGACAAAAACGGACTCTATTTCTCAGATGATTTCTCTCTCACATTCCATATGTATTACTATAAACTGTTGAAGTGGCTGATTGTCCTCCCGATGCTTGGGATGTTTGGTGTGCTTGTCATCCTTCGTCCACAAGAGGCCGTGCCTTTGCCGTCGTTTTCACGGAACACCGACCTGTGA
- the LOC132191290 gene encoding mRNA-capping enzyme subunit alpha-like — translation MMLITIDGCYLVDRSFNFRRVQMRFPCRNTNEALADKTHHFTLLDGEMIIDTLPDSQKQERRYLIYDMMAINSVSIIERPFYERWKMLEKEVIEPRNYERHNIYQCRIPYYRYDLEPFRVRRKDFWLLSTVTKLLKEFIPRLSHDADGLIFQGWDDPYTPRTHEGLLKWKYPEMNSVDFLFEIDDDDRQQLILFERGKRKLMEGNNRVVFRDGPDPASYSGKIIECSWDSEEEVWACMRIRTDKSTPNDWNTYRKVMRSIKDNITEDVLLNEIYEIIRLPMYADRIRNDSKAHQHSNTARRR, via the exons ATGATGCTAATAACAATAGATGGATGTTACTTGGTTGATAGGAGTTTTAATTTTCGGCGGGTCCAGATGAGGTTTCCTTGCAGAAACACAAATGAG GCTTTAGCTGATAAGACTCATCACTTTACATTACTTGATGGGGAGATGATAATTGATACTTTGCCGGACTCACAGAAGCAAGAGAGAAGATACCTAATCTATGATATGATGGCAATTAATTCCGTGTCTATCATAGAG CGGCCTTTCTATGAACGTTGGAAGATGCTTGAGAAGGAAGTGATTGAACCCCGGAATTATGAGCGCCACAATATTTACCAATGTAGGATTCCTTATTATAGATACGACCTTGAACCATTCAGG GTGAGGAGGAAAGACTTTTGGTTACTCTCTACTGTTACCAAGCTTTTAAAGGAATTCATTCCAAGGCTTTCACATGATGCAGATGGTCTTATTTTTCAG GGTTGGGATGATCCTTATACTCCTCGCACACATGAAGGCCTCTTGAAATGGAAATATCCTGAGATGAATTCAGTGGACTTTCTATTTGAG ATAGATGACGATGATCGTCAGCAACTTATTCTGTTTGAACGGGGGAAGAGGAAACTGATGGAAGGGAATAATAGGGTTGTATTCAGAG ATGGTCCAGACCCCGCTTCATATTCCGGAAAAATTATTGAGTGTTCGTGGGATTCCGAAGAAGAGGTATGGGCCTGCATGCGGATCAGAACAGATAAATCAACTCCGAATGATTGGAATACTTACAGAAAG GTGATGCGGAGCATAAAAGACAATATCACAGAGGACGTATTGTTGAATGAGATTTATGAGATCATACGCCTGCCCATGTATGCTGATAGGATACGGAACGATAGCAAAGCCCATCAGCATTCAAATACAGCGCGACGTAGGTGA
- the LOC132162459 gene encoding uncharacterized protein LOC132162459 — protein MNFRSLEEFWAFYVNQHSKPSTRRWHFVGTLTGIFFLLCSVVFSWWFLFFVPFFGYGLAWYSHFFVEGNVPATFGHPFWSLLCDFKMFGLMLTGKMDKEIKRLGKRPMLQIF, from the coding sequence ATGAATTTTAGGAGCTTAGAAGAGTTTTGGGCCTTCTATGTGAACCAGCACTCAAAACCATCCACAAGGCGCTGGCATTTTGTCGGCACGCTTACTGGTATTTTCTTCTTGCTTTGCTCGGTGGTTTTTAGCTGGTGGTTTTTGTTCTTTGTGCCATTCTTTGGGTATGGATTGGCCTGGTACAGCCATTTCTTTGTCGAGGGGAATGTTCCTGCCACGTTTGGGCATCCATTTTGGTCCCTGCTGTGTGATTTCAAGATGTTTGGATTGATGCTTACTGGGAAAATGGATAAGGAGATCAAGAGGCTCGGAAAGAGGCCTATGTTGCAGATCTTTTGA
- the LOC132162461 gene encoding B3 domain-containing transcription factor VRN1-like: MAANDSRTRQTRVAPNHRPSSSMAGTRPSHFFKIILPSTIHDNKLRIPVKFVMEFGDELSDVVTLTAPNGHLWQVGLEKHNMEIWFDDGWQDFMEYHSIHYGYFLVFRYEGNSKFHVLVFDNTATEIQYSWNKDFELEDAVDIIDLDDATKSSHDKLNENEMSHSDELSAKHEENREMLVGKRFFGESSAEGRERAIEAAKMLKPTNPSFMTFVRPYHIRGRTRNPLYVPSGFAKKYLIGHASVKLQTCDGKQWHAPCSHNNLSRTSRNIGRWAGFCRDNHLEVGDVCVFELIKMNPVLLNVSIFHVADYILTKQ, translated from the exons ATGGCAGCGAATGATTCAAGGACTCGCCAGACTAGAGTGGCGCCCAACCACCGGCCGTCAAGTTCTATGGCGGGTACGAGACCATCGCATTTCTTCAAGATCATACTCCCCTCTACCATTCACGACAATAAACTG AGGATCCCTGTAAAGTTTGTAATGGAATTTGGGGATGAACTTTCTGATGTTGTCACACTCACTGCTCCCAATGGTCATCTTTGGCAAGTGGGATTGGAGAAACACAACATGGAGATTTGGTTTGATGATGGCTGGCAGGATTTTATGGAATATCATTCTATTCATTATGGCTACTTTTTAGTCTTTAGATATGaaggaaattcaaaatttcatgttCTTGTGTTCGATAATACTGCAACTGAGATTCAGTATTCATGGAATAAAGATTTTGAATTGGAAGATGCAGTCGACATAATAGACTTAGATGATGCAACAAAATCAAGCCACGACAAGTTGAACGAAAATGAAATGTCTCACTCGGATGAGTTGTCCGCAAAACATgaagaaaacagagaaatgTTGGTTGGAAAAAGATTTTTTGGTGAGTCGTCTGCAGAAGGAAGGGAGAGAGCAATCGAAGCAGCCAAAATGTTGAAGCCTACAAATCCTTCGTTCATGACCTTCGTGCGCCCATATCATATACGTGGACGAACACGAAATCCTTTG TATGTGCCTTCTGGATTTGCTAAAAAGTATCTTATTGGGCATGCGTCTGTCAAGCTTCAGACTTGTGATGGAAAACAATGGCATGCCCCTTGCTCTCACAATAATCTTTCACGTACGTCAAGGAATATAGGGAGATGGGCAGGATTTTGCAGGGACAATCATTTAGAAGTAGGAGATGTTTGTGTCTTTGAGCTCATCAAGATGAACCCTGTTTTGCTTAACGTCTCAATATTTCACGTGGCTGACTACATTTTGACTAAGCAATGA
- the LOC132162460 gene encoding aspartic proteinase CDR1-like: MAGSNAIIFHSCFIIASILCNHLVGLLATGSGSGGFTVELIRRDSLKSPFGNANTERLDTFFPRRLEGVNSNTPQTIVKAYKGQHIMKLSIGTPPVDIYNIADTGSDLFWTQCLPCEGCYKQIYPMFNPQKSSTYSDISCQSDQCHELNTKCSPKNLCEYVYGYGDSSTTRGFLAKETVALTSTTGEKVSANVVFGCGHNNTGTFNDHEMGIIGLGGGVMSFTSQMGAALGSRKFSHCLSPFGTDPNIPSRISFGSGSEVLGDGVVSTPLIQRGDTTSYFVTLKGISVGDKYLSYDPSDAVSEGNVFLDSGAPPMLMPEDLHNRLEAEVKKQIPLAPVVDDPELGTQLCYKSAKNLDGPILTLHFEGADVKLPPSNFFIPPPKQGFFCLAVQNFGPAESGFGIIGNFAQSNYLIGYDMEKMMLSFKQTDCTKN, from the coding sequence ATGGCAGGTAGTAATGCAATCATTTTTCATTCATGCTTCATCATCGCGTCTATTCTCTGCAATCATCTTGTAGGGCTATTGGCTACAGGTTCCGGCAGCGGTGGGTTTACCGTTGAGTTAATCCGACGAGACTCTCTAAAATCTCCCTTCGGCAATGCCAATACAGAGCGCTTGGACACATTTTTTCCGCGTCGATTGGAGGGAGTCAATTCTAACACGCCCCAAACAATAGTAAAAGCATACAAAGGCCAGCATATCATGAAGCTCTCCATCGGAACACCGCCGGTAGACATCTACAACATTGCCGATACCGGCAGCGACCTTTTTTGGACACAATGTTTACCTTGCGAAGGCTGCTACAAGCAAATTTATCCCATGTTTAATCCTCAAAAGTCCTCAACATATAGCGACATTTCTTGCCAATCCGACCAGTGCCATGAATTAAACACCAAATGTAGTCCTAAAAATCTTTGCGAATATGTTTATGGGTATGGAGACAGCTCCACAACCCGAGGTTTTCTGGCCAAAGAAACTGTCGCCTTGACTTCCACGACAGGGGAAAAAGTTTCCGCCAACGTTGTTTTTGGGTGTGGTCACAACAACACCGGCACTTTCAACGACCATGAGATGGGAATCATAGGCTTAGGAGGAGGGGTTATGTCGTTTACTTCACAAATGGGCGCCGCCTTGGGCAGCAGGAAGTTCTCCCATTGCCTTTCGCCGTTCGGCACCGACCCCAACATTCCGAGCAGGATAAGTTTCGGCAGCGGCAGCGAAGTTTTGGGCGACGGTGTCGTTTCAACACCTTTGATACAAAGAGGAGACACGACTTCATATTTTGTGACGCTAAAAGGAATTAGCGTAGGAGATAAATATTTGTCGTACGATCCTTCGGATGCAGTTTCCGAGGGAAACGTGTTTCTGGATTCCGGAGCTCCGCCGATGCTTATGCCGGAAGATCTTCACAACCGCTTGGAGGCAGAGGTGAAGAAGCAAATTCCGTTGGCTCCGGTTGTGGATGACCCAGAGTTGGGGACGCAGCTTTGCTATAAAAGTGCAAAGAATCTCGACGGACCAATATTGACCCTCCATTTTGAGGGCGCCGACGTGAAGCTACCGCCGAGCAATTTCTTCATTCCGCCGCCCAAACAGGGGTTTTTCTGCCTTGCGGTGCAGAATTTTGGGCCTGCCGAGAGTGGTTTTGGAATCATTGGAAACTTTGCTCAATCAAATTACTTGATCGGGTATGATATGGAAAAAATGATGCTCTCGTTCAAGCAGACCGATTGCACCAAAAACTAA
- the LOC132191843 gene encoding probable anion transporter 3, chloroplastic: MAAKSLMHASSPCHSCFSSSQSSLINFRRTQLGFENSVKWESLSLCFGGKSGGVERLQRKERKSLQVIRCTAESIDRGMLLGRRGREEAKVNVPERFKVVALMACVMCLCNADRVVMSVAIVPLAAKHGWSNSFLGIVQSSFLWGYIFSSVVGGALVDKYGGKRVIATGVALWSFATLLTPWAANHSTGSLLAVRAFFGLAEGVALPSMGIILSRWFPNHERASAVGFSMAGFHLGNVAGLLLTPIMLSSVGITGPFILFSSLGLLWLMTWTRGVTNNPQDNHFISKSELRLIQDGKAECSSVNKGELPPVRLLLSKLPTWAIIFANITNNWGYFVLLSWMPVYFKTVFNVNLKQAAWFSAVPWGTMAVSGYFAGTTSDYLIKAGLSLTLVRKIMQSIGFIGPGVSLLCLNYANTAESALLLITIALSLSSFSQAGFLLNMQDIAPQYAGLLHGISNSAGTLAAIMSTIGTGYFVQWLGSFQAFLTVTAALYFMSAIFWNLFATGERVF; this comes from the exons ATGGCGGCTAAATCTCTGATGCACGCCTCTTCGCCATGCCATTCTTGTTTCTCGAGCTCACAGTCGAGTTTGATAAACTTTAGAAGAACCCAGTTGGGGTTTGAGAATAGCGTAAAATGGGAGAGTTTGTCACTTTGTTTTGGAGGGAAAAGCGGCGGAGTAGAGCGGTTGCAGAGGAAGGAGCGGAAAAGTTTGCAGGTGATCAGGTGTACGGCGGAGAGTATTGACAGGGGGATGCTGCTGGGaaggagaggaagagaggaagCGAAAGTGAACGTGCCGGAGAGGTTCAAGGTGGTGGCTTTAATGGCGTGCGTCATGTGCCTCTGCAATGCTGACCGCGTCGTCATGTCGGTCGCTATTGTCCCCCTCGCCGCCAAACATGGGTGGTCCAATTCTTTCTTGGGCATTGTTCAG TCATCCTTTCTATGGGGATACATATTTTCATCGGTGGTCGGTGGAGCCTTAGTAGACAAATATGGAGGAAAGAGAGTGATTGCAACGGGTGTGGCCTTGTGGTCTTTTGCCACCCTTCTCACCCCTTGGGCTGCCAATCACTCCACTGGCAGCCTCTTGGCTGTACGTGCCTTCTTTGGATTGGCTGAAGGTGTAGCTCTGCCCTCCATGGGCATAATTCTCTCAAG GTGGTTTCCAAACCATGAACGAGCAAGTGCAGTGGGTTTCTCCATGGCTGGATTTCATCTTGGCAATGTTGCTGGCTTACTGCTAACTCCAATTATGTTGTCGTCGGTTGGAATTACCGGTCCCTTCATTCTCTTTTCGTCACTTGGGCTACTCTGGTTGATGACATGGACGCGTGGAGTCACAAACAATCCACAAGACAACCATTTTATTAGCAAATCGGAGCTACGACTAATCCAAGATGGTAAAGCTGAGTGCTCTTCAGTAAATAAAGGCGAGCTTCCGCCCGTACGCCTTCTGCTATCAAAGTTACCAACATGGGCTATCAtatttgctaatataactaaCAACTGG GGATACTTCGTTCTTCTTTCATGGATGCCTGTTTATTTCAAGACA GTGTTTAATGTGAACTTGAAACAAGCAGCATGGTTTAGTGCCGTTCCATGGGGAACAATGGCGGTTTCGGGGTATTTTGCTGGTACGACATCAGATTATTTAATCAAGGCAGGCCTCTCTTTGACATTAGTCCGCAAAATAATGCAG TCTATTGGTTTCATTGGACCTGGGGTGTCATTGCTCTGCTTGAATTATGCCAATACAGCTGAAAGTGCACTGCTACTCATCACAATAGCCTTGAGCTTGAGCTCCTTCAGCCAAGCCGGCTTCCTCCTTAACATGCAA GACATAGCTCCCCAGTATGCAGGATTGCTCCATG GGATTTCAAATTCTGCTGGGACATTAGCAGCAATAATGAGCACAATTGGAACTGGTTATTTTGTACAATGGCTGGGATCTTTCCAGGCATTCTTAACTGTCACAGCTGCACTCTACTTCATGTCAGCCATATTTTGGAACCTGTTTGCTACAGGAGAGCGAGTCTTCTAG